Proteins from a genomic interval of Nasonia vitripennis strain AsymCx chromosome 3, Nvit_psr_1.1, whole genome shotgun sequence:
- the LOC103317946 gene encoding uncharacterized protein LOC103317946 isoform X2: MIPTPKHRSANLPADDVNDDTSAKPMAEPENLVRRKGIKDSIVGRWLDKHVDKMGKYWSYLPNFAGSVTATLAIFLLGACFRGEWMLIFVHFAKRFGSIEEEDGATTTVQTVTDDANESHSSSRWPWEYLLSDDVPPYVRHFFVTWSVAMVTAYTIYFSVYGALHFHTVLS; the protein is encoded by the exons ATGATACCGACGCCGAAGCATCGAAGTGCAAACCTCCCTGCCGACGATGTCAACGATGACACGTCGGCAAAGCCGATGGCTGAGCCGGAAAACCTGGTGCGACGAAAGGGCATCAAGGATTCGATCGTGGGAAGATGGCTGGATAAGCACGTCGACAAAATGGGCAAGTACTGGTCTTACCTGCCGAATTTCGCTGGATCGGTCACTGCTACGTTAGCTATTTTTCTACTAGGAGCCTGCTTTCGAG GCGAGTGGATGCTGATCTTCGTGCACTTTGCCAAGCGCTTCGGCTCCATCGAGGAAGAAGATGGAGCAACAACTACGGTCCAGACTGTCACGGACGATGCTAACGAGTCACACTCGTCCAGTCGCTGGCCCTGGGAGTATCTGCTCTCGGATGACGTGCCGCCATACGTCAGGCACTTTTTTGTTACCTGGAGTGTCGCAATGGTCACGGCCTACACCATCTACTTCAGCGTCTATGGTGCTCTACAC
- the LOC103317946 gene encoding uncharacterized protein LOC103317946 isoform X1: MIPTPKHRSANLPADDVNDDTSAKPMAEPENLVRRKGIKDSIVGRWLDKHVDKMGKYWSYLPNFAGSVTATLAIFLLGACFRGEWMLIFVHFAKRFGSIEEEDGATTTVQTVTDDANESHSSSRWPWEYLLSDDVPPYVRHFFVTWSVAMVTAYTIYFSVYGALHWYYCVRRHDKAEKWKCQPYKWLSTALERHEIMLGVFSLF; this comes from the exons ATGATACCGACGCCGAAGCATCGAAGTGCAAACCTCCCTGCCGACGATGTCAACGATGACACGTCGGCAAAGCCGATGGCTGAGCCGGAAAACCTGGTGCGACGAAAGGGCATCAAGGATTCGATCGTGGGAAGATGGCTGGATAAGCACGTCGACAAAATGGGCAAGTACTGGTCTTACCTGCCGAATTTCGCTGGATCGGTCACTGCTACGTTAGCTATTTTTCTACTAGGAGCCTGCTTTCGAG GCGAGTGGATGCTGATCTTCGTGCACTTTGCCAAGCGCTTCGGCTCCATCGAGGAAGAAGATGGAGCAACAACTACGGTCCAGACTGTCACGGACGATGCTAACGAGTCACACTCGTCCAGTCGCTGGCCCTGGGAGTATCTGCTCTCGGATGACGTGCCGCCATACGTCAGGCACTTTTTTGTTACCTGGAGTGTCGCAATGGTCACGGCCTACACCATCTACTTCAGCGTCTATGGTGCTCTACAC TGGTACTACTGCGTTCGACGACACGACAAGGCCGAAAAGTGGAAATGCCAGCCGTACAAGTGGCTTTCCACAGCTTTGGAAAGACACGAAATAATGCTAGGAGTATTCAGTCTGTTCTGA